CAGCATCGCCCTCGTTTACGGTTGGCCCGGGTTTGTGCCACCGGAGCGGGAGGCGGCAAGTGTCAGCAGCGAATCGCTGGATCGCCTGGTGGGTGACTATGCGCTCAACGTGGCCAGCGTCGCCACGATTTCCCGGCGCGGAGAGCAGTTGTTCGTGAAGCTGCCGCGTCAGCCCGAGTTGGAACTGCACACCGAATCGGCGACGCGATTCTTCAGCGACGATCCCGATTTTTCCGGTGCTTGCGTGCTAGACGATGCTGGGCAGGTGGCGTCGATCACTTTCCAGTTCGGCACTCGCGAGGTATCGGCCCGGCGGGTGAAATAAGGTTCAGCGGTACATCAAGCGTTCCACAGCCGAACGGAACGCTCGTGGTAGTCGCACGTTCGCGGTGGAGAAAACGCGACGGATAGCGCTACCGTGGATCGATGCGACCTCGATCTTCGCGGAGTTTCGCCAGCAACTTGCCGACTTCGGCGTGGACTCCTTGCGTGGCGCTGATGACCAGGCTGAGATTTCTCAGAAAAGGAGTGATCGAGCATTCTCCGCCCTCTGTCCACGCGTCGGGCTGGACATCGCTGCGGATGGCCTTCATGAGCGATTCGAAATCCGGAGCCTCGCCCTCCTCGCGAACAGCGGGCGGGACCACCAGATCGGCAGCGACCGGCGTCACGAAGATGGGAATGGCAATTGACGACGGTCCATTGCCGCCTTCCGCCGATGCCGTCTCTGAGCGTTTTACACGGCGCTGTCGTACCGCATGATCAGTATGGTAGCAGCCAGCACAATGCCCGCCCCCACGAGTGCCAAGGGGCTCATTCGCTCGCCCAAGAGCACACTGGCCAAGAGCACGCCGAAAACCGGCACGAGGTACAGCGACGCCGAGGCCACGGTCACCGGGATGTGCTCGAGCACGTAAAAGAACAGCAGCATCGACACCGTGTACATGAACAGGGCCAGAAAGGCGAATGCGGCCCAACCGCGCGCGTCGAGACCGGCGAGCAATCCGAAGTCCAAAGGCTCGCGCCACAACAGCACTGGGAGCGTGGCCACCGTGGCGGTGATGTAGCTGTAGATGAGAATCTCAACTTCGTGGAACCGGCTCATCAGCCCCTTGCAGTAAACGTTGTAAAACGAAGAGCCGAAGCAGCCGACCAGAATCAACAAATTGCCGCCCAAAAAGCTGCGCTCGACAAAATTGCTCTCTTCGATGTCCTTTACGCTCATCAGCGCCACGCCCACGAGGCCGATCGCCAGGCACAGTATGCGCAGCCTGGTCAGCCGCTCGCCCAGCATGAGCGAGGCGAGCACCGCGCTAAAGATCGGGATCATCAGGTTCAAGACGGCGCCGTTCGAGGCCAGCGACTCGAGCACGCCCCAGGTCATGCCGAGCTGCGCGAGCACCTGTCCCGCGATGCCGGCAATGGCAAAGCGTCCCCAATCGGGCAGGCCAGGCCAGCGGGCGCGAGAATCGCGCGCATGCAGACGAACCAAGAGCGGTAGCAGCAAAAGCGTGGCGACGTAAAACGGCAGAAACGTGATCCACAGCGGATGGTCGTGCCACTGCGTCTCGAGGATCTTGGCCGCCGTCGGCTGGCCTGACCACATCAGGCTCGCCGCCGCCAGCAGCAGCAGAAACCACCAGCCGCGGGTTGGGCGTGCGGCCGGCGGCGTTGGTCCATCGTCAGGCATGTAAGCAGTAGGCAGTAGCCAGTAGTCCGTACGCAGTTAAACGAGGAATGCAGAGTGCGAATTGATGCGCTGAGAGACACACGAAGATCAGCGCAACGAAAAAAACCGGGATGTCTTGATTAGACGACGCGATCAATCATAAGGATTGGGCGGCTGGATTCTCACCAGCATTGTCCCGGCAACTACATTCTACCCGCGGCGTCTTGCCGGACAAACGATGAATCAGCGGGCAGAGGGCAGTGGCGAAGCGCTGAGCGCCAAGTGATGAGTGCTGAGCGAAAGGAAGGCTTGATTTTCCGTTCACCACTCATCACTCCTCGTTCCGCGTTTATCCGGCCGTGACTTCAATCACGCCAAAACGATCTGCGCCGACTGAGCTGCCACGAAAGACGTACGGCTGCTGGCCGCGGGCGTCGGCATAATGTTGCACCAGACAATCGAACGCGTCCTCGCGATCGGCCAGCCCCAGCACAGCCACGGTGCCGCCTGCGCCGCCGCCGGTGACCTTGGCGCCAAAGATGCCCCGCTGCGGCCCTTGCTCGCGCGCCAGTTG
The Pirellulales bacterium DNA segment above includes these coding regions:
- a CDS encoding DMT family transporter encodes the protein MPDDGPTPPAARPTRGWWFLLLLAAASLMWSGQPTAAKILETQWHDHPLWITFLPFYVATLLLLPLLVRLHARDSRARWPGLPDWGRFAIAGIAGQVLAQLGMTWGVLESLASNGAVLNLMIPIFSAVLASLMLGERLTRLRILCLAIGLVGVALMSVKDIEESNFVERSFLGGNLLILVGCFGSSFYNVYCKGLMSRFHEVEILIYSYITATVATLPVLLWREPLDFGLLAGLDARGWAAFAFLALFMYTVSMLLFFYVLEHIPVTVASASLYLVPVFGVLLASVLLGERMSPLALVGAGIVLAATILIMRYDSAV